A window from Aquiluna borgnonia encodes these proteins:
- a CDS encoding DUF6350 family protein → MNRGLSFAIAALQALIIAATTIGLAIAPLTLAWFIEGNGSVDWIVAFAVASFSFLLACGVPLQFAAGELVGVEFPAFTLSALPLGLTLLMGLLIIRVGHRLSAASTLWPAWLGGGLAFGGIGLGVSMLAKNDAVTVGEWAPLVAPALFFAGLLFISSVWGERFELFEGANHPEAKERIWVRSQVKALHSKLHWSIATVLSPAARVGLAVIAAMLTVGAATIALALGFGWIQVVALYESLHVSILGGVMLTLAQLALLPNLIIYSMSWIAGPGFSIGIGSSVTALGTQLGPVPALPMFVAIPTSGLDRGILFVLIPVLVAFVGTILVRRFTDEMRWEYATRFSAALAFALTAATISALVGFALALIASGSFGPGRLAEVGINAPILALALFLEVSLASFLAGLITIKPYTDAEQRRK, encoded by the coding sequence TTGAACCGGGGGCTTAGCTTTGCGATAGCAGCGCTGCAAGCGCTGATTATCGCCGCTACGACCATTGGCCTGGCAATTGCGCCGCTCACGCTGGCCTGGTTTATCGAGGGCAACGGAAGTGTTGACTGGATTGTTGCATTCGCTGTTGCCAGCTTCTCCTTTTTGCTGGCCTGTGGTGTCCCGCTGCAGTTTGCCGCTGGGGAATTGGTTGGGGTTGAGTTTCCCGCGTTCACGCTCAGTGCGTTACCGCTGGGGCTAACCCTGTTGATGGGTCTACTCATAATTCGGGTTGGTCACCGCCTGTCCGCGGCCTCAACGCTCTGGCCGGCTTGGTTGGGGGGCGGTTTGGCATTTGGCGGAATCGGACTTGGAGTCTCCATGCTGGCCAAGAACGATGCCGTCACCGTCGGGGAGTGGGCACCGCTAGTTGCCCCAGCGCTATTTTTTGCAGGTCTACTTTTTATATCCTCGGTGTGGGGGGAGCGCTTTGAGCTCTTTGAAGGTGCAAATCATCCCGAGGCGAAGGAGCGCATCTGGGTGCGCAGCCAGGTAAAAGCCTTGCACTCCAAACTGCACTGGAGCATCGCCACCGTGCTCTCTCCAGCGGCCCGCGTGGGGTTGGCGGTGATTGCCGCCATGTTGACCGTGGGTGCCGCAACCATCGCGCTTGCCCTTGGATTTGGTTGGATTCAGGTGGTTGCGCTCTACGAATCGCTGCACGTAAGCATTTTGGGTGGAGTGATGCTCACTCTCGCCCAGCTGGCACTTCTGCCAAACCTGATCATCTATTCGATGAGCTGGATTGCAGGTCCTGGATTCTCGATTGGCATTGGATCTTCTGTCACCGCACTGGGGACTCAGCTCGGGCCGGTTCCAGCGCTTCCAATGTTCGTGGCAATACCAACCTCGGGTCTTGACAGGGGCATTCTCTTCGTTCTGATTCCTGTTCTTGTGGCGTTTGTCGGGACAATTCTGGTTCGTAGGTTTACGGACGAAATGCGGTGGGAGTATGCAACAAGGTTCTCCGCGGCGTTGGCTTTTGCCCTCACGGCAGCAACCATCAGCGCGCTGGTTGGATTTGCACTGGCACTGATTGCATCGGGAAGCTTTGGTCCCGGGAGGCTGGCGGAGGTCGGAATCAACGCTCCAATTTTGGCGCTAGCGCTGTTTTTAGAGGTTTCCCTGGCGAGTTTCCTGGCGGGACTGATTACCATCAAGCCTTACACCGATGCTGAACAGCGACGAAAGTAG
- a CDS encoding ATP-dependent helicase, which translates to MQLDLFQDNNPDALVANLNPQQRQAVEYRGKALLIVAGAGSGKTRVLTHRIAHFLAAKELWPSQILAITFTNKAASEMRDRVESLIGASSEGMWIKTFHSACLQILRREADRLGYDSNFTVYDTSDSRALLKRLLREAGAEDADIKPQQAAAIISNAKNELKDAEDFARNADRSNPKERIVAEVFQGYERELKRNNAFDFDDLISETVHLLRAHPEVRGRYQKRFRHILVDEYQDTNHAQYALIRELTRPMPDEYAIFDDRTGEQIPPAELTVVGDSDQSIYAFRGADIRNITEFERDFPGAQTILLEQNYRSTQNILSGANAVISQNPYRKAKNLWTDAGSGELISVFTGYDERNEAAYVVDQIKQLHTQGTNYRDMAVLYRTNALTPSLEAELKTQRIPYAVIGGLKFFERKEIKDALAYLSIISNARNDEAARRVLNIPARGVGEKTELKIAQFARENDLPFRMALARVGELGLGPKLTATIEEFAQMLSELEALSAAEGPAEVLKLLLTRSGYRASLEGSRDPQDEARIENLDALLGQLYQWQAVNPEGTLSDYLAEVTLAAAADEIEDESGTISLMTLHTAKGLEYHTVFLIGLEQGTLPHIRSFDEPGGLQEERRLMYVGMTRAKQKLYITNALQRTLFGNTSSFVPSSFLNDIPQELCEQVGQERRALRESNYQAPRTSWQGALNTVAAVRDNKDLTLEVGDRVQHDTFGTGKVIAVSGTPPKQTAEVRFESGPTKRLLVKMAPIVKL; encoded by the coding sequence ATGCAGCTCGACCTTTTCCAGGACAACAATCCAGACGCACTGGTGGCCAACCTCAACCCCCAGCAGCGTCAGGCTGTCGAATACCGAGGAAAAGCGCTGCTAATAGTCGCCGGTGCGGGTTCTGGCAAAACCAGAGTCCTGACTCACCGAATCGCACATTTTCTGGCGGCCAAAGAGCTCTGGCCCTCGCAGATTCTCGCCATCACCTTCACCAACAAGGCCGCCAGTGAGATGCGCGACCGCGTTGAATCTCTGATTGGCGCATCAAGCGAAGGCATGTGGATCAAAACCTTTCACTCCGCCTGCTTGCAAATTCTTCGCCGCGAGGCGGACCGGTTGGGTTACGACTCAAACTTCACCGTCTACGACACCTCTGATTCCAGAGCGCTTCTGAAGCGATTGCTGCGCGAGGCCGGTGCCGAAGATGCCGACATCAAGCCGCAGCAGGCTGCCGCAATCATCTCGAATGCCAAAAATGAACTAAAAGATGCAGAGGACTTTGCCCGAAATGCGGACCGCTCCAACCCCAAAGAGCGCATTGTCGCGGAGGTATTTCAAGGTTATGAGCGCGAACTGAAGCGCAATAACGCCTTTGACTTTGACGACCTGATTTCCGAGACCGTTCACCTGCTGCGCGCTCACCCTGAGGTTCGTGGTCGATATCAAAAGCGCTTTCGGCACATTTTGGTCGACGAGTATCAAGACACCAACCACGCTCAATACGCCCTGATTCGCGAATTGACCCGACCGATGCCTGACGAATACGCCATCTTCGATGACCGCACCGGTGAGCAGATACCCCCAGCCGAGCTGACCGTGGTGGGTGATTCTGACCAGTCGATTTATGCTTTCCGCGGCGCTGACATTCGCAACATCACCGAGTTTGAACGAGATTTCCCAGGGGCTCAAACCATCCTGCTGGAGCAGAACTATCGCTCGACCCAGAACATTCTTTCCGGGGCCAACGCGGTGATTTCGCAAAACCCCTATCGCAAGGCAAAGAACCTCTGGACCGATGCTGGAAGCGGAGAGCTCATCTCGGTCTTCACCGGTTATGACGAGCGCAATGAAGCGGCTTATGTGGTTGATCAAATCAAGCAGCTTCACACCCAGGGCACCAATTACCGGGATATGGCAGTGCTCTATCGCACCAACGCACTCACCCCATCATTGGAAGCCGAACTAAAAACCCAGCGCATCCCATACGCCGTGATCGGTGGCCTCAAGTTCTTTGAGCGCAAGGAAATCAAAGATGCGCTCGCTTACCTCTCGATCATTTCCAATGCCCGAAATGATGAGGCCGCCAGACGTGTGCTAAACATTCCTGCCCGCGGCGTTGGGGAAAAGACTGAGCTGAAAATTGCCCAGTTTGCCAGGGAGAATGACCTGCCGTTTCGAATGGCACTGGCTCGAGTCGGAGAGCTTGGGTTGGGACCAAAGCTGACCGCAACCATTGAAGAGTTTGCCCAGATGCTCAGTGAACTTGAGGCGCTGAGCGCAGCCGAGGGTCCGGCCGAAGTTCTGAAGTTACTGCTGACGCGCAGCGGCTACCGGGCTTCCCTGGAAGGCTCCAGAGATCCGCAGGACGAGGCTCGAATTGAGAACCTCGATGCGCTTCTGGGTCAGCTTTACCAGTGGCAGGCGGTCAACCCGGAGGGCACGCTCTCAGACTACTTAGCAGAGGTAACCCTGGCGGCTGCAGCTGATGAGATTGAGGATGAATCCGGCACGATTTCGCTCATGACCCTGCACACCGCCAAGGGGTTGGAGTATCACACCGTTTTCCTAATTGGTCTTGAGCAGGGAACCCTTCCGCACATCAGGTCCTTTGATGAACCGGGCGGACTGCAGGAGGAGCGCAGGCTGATGTATGTGGGCATGACCCGCGCCAAGCAGAAGCTCTACATAACCAACGCTCTTCAGCGCACGCTGTTTGGAAACACCTCGTCGTTTGTTCCATCGAGTTTCCTAAACGATATTCCGCAGGAGCTCTGCGAGCAGGTGGGCCAGGAGCGACGAGCGCTTAGGGAATCCAACTATCAAGCCCCGAGGACCAGCTGGCAGGGTGCGCTCAACACGGTTGCAGCGGTTAGGGACAACAAGGATCTAACCCTCGAGGTCGGCGATCGAGTGCAGCACGACACTTTTGGTACTGGAAAGGTAATTGCCGTCTCCGGTACTCCGCCCAAGCAAACTGCTGAAGTGCGCTTCGAATCTGGTCCCACCAAGCGACTGTTGGTAAAAATGGCACCAATTGTCAAGCTCTAG
- the purN gene encoding phosphoribosylglycinamide formyltransferase — MLSLVVLVSGSGSNLKALLDACDNPLFPAKVLAVGSDKPAEGLAHAEQFGVPTFVVEPGKFQSKEHWAEVLLSNVLFHKPDLVVLAGFMRVLPEKFVSALSPKIINLHPSLLPEFPGAHAVRDALAAGATQTGSTIHIVDGGVDTGPVISQRTLHVTPGITEAELHEQIKEIEREHLVSIVREIAEGKLELERFGR, encoded by the coding sequence ATGCTCTCTCTGGTGGTTTTGGTTTCTGGCTCCGGCTCCAATCTAAAGGCCTTGCTGGACGCTTGCGATAACCCGCTATTTCCCGCCAAAGTCCTAGCTGTTGGCTCTGATAAGCCCGCCGAGGGCCTCGCTCACGCCGAGCAGTTCGGGGTTCCAACATTTGTGGTTGAGCCGGGAAAATTCCAGTCCAAAGAGCACTGGGCTGAGGTCTTGCTCTCCAATGTCTTGTTTCACAAACCAGACCTGGTTGTGCTAGCTGGCTTTATGAGGGTGCTGCCCGAGAAATTTGTCTCCGCCCTGAGTCCAAAAATCATTAACCTTCACCCCTCTCTCTTGCCTGAATTCCCAGGAGCACATGCGGTGCGGGATGCGTTGGCTGCAGGTGCAACCCAAACCGGCAGCACAATTCACATAGTTGATGGGGGTGTAGACACTGGACCCGTGATATCGCAGCGCACCCTGCATGTCACCCCCGGGATTACCGAGGCTGAGCTGCACGAGCAGATCAAAGAGATTGAGAGAGAGCACCTGGTATCCATCGTGCGGGAAATTGCCGAGGGCAAATTAGAGCTAGAGAGGTTTGGTCGCTGA
- the sucD gene encoding succinate--CoA ligase subunit alpha, with translation MAIYLDKNSKIIVQGMTGAEGMKHTTRMLTGGSNIVGGVNPRKAGESVEVAGKSLPVFGTVKEAMAATGANVSVIFVPPAFAKAAIIEAIDAEIELAVAITEGIPVHDSAEAWAYNVEKGKKTRLIGPNCPGIISPEQSNAGITPWNISGKGPIGLVSKSGTLTYQMMFELRDIGFSTAIGIGGDPVIGTTHIDALEAFQNDPETKAIVLIGEIGGDSEEKAAHYISQHVTKPVVAYVAGFTAPEGKTMGHAGAIVSGSAGTAQAKKEAFEAVGVKVGKTPSETAALMRDIISKL, from the coding sequence ATGGCAATTTACCTAGACAAAAATTCAAAAATCATCGTCCAGGGCATGACCGGTGCCGAAGGCATGAAGCACACCACCCGCATGCTCACCGGAGGCTCCAACATCGTTGGTGGAGTTAACCCTCGCAAAGCTGGAGAGTCGGTTGAGGTAGCTGGTAAGTCACTTCCAGTTTTCGGAACCGTCAAGGAGGCTATGGCCGCCACCGGAGCGAATGTGTCAGTCATCTTTGTGCCACCGGCCTTTGCAAAAGCTGCAATCATCGAGGCCATTGACGCTGAGATTGAGCTTGCGGTAGCGATCACCGAGGGCATTCCGGTGCACGACTCCGCCGAGGCTTGGGCATACAACGTTGAGAAGGGCAAGAAGACCAGACTCATCGGTCCAAACTGCCCGGGCATCATCTCCCCTGAGCAGTCCAACGCCGGAATCACCCCGTGGAACATCTCTGGAAAGGGACCCATCGGACTGGTTTCAAAGTCTGGAACCCTGACCTACCAGATGATGTTTGAGTTGCGCGACATCGGTTTCTCAACCGCAATCGGTATCGGCGGAGACCCTGTAATCGGCACCACCCACATCGATGCCTTAGAGGCATTCCAAAATGACCCAGAAACCAAGGCAATTGTTTTGATTGGTGAGATCGGTGGCGACTCTGAGGAAAAGGCTGCCCACTACATTTCCCAGCACGTTACTAAGCCAGTTGTCGCCTATGTTGCCGGTTTCACCGCTCCTGAGGGTAAGACCATGGGTCACGCCGGAGCAATCGTTTCGGGATCTGCTGGAACTGCCCAGGCAAAGAAGGAAGCATTTGAAGCTGTGGGCGTGAAGGTCGGCAAGACTCCTTCCGAGACCGCCGCACTGATGCGCGATATCATCTCCAAGCTGTAG
- a CDS encoding glycerophosphodiester phosphodiesterase translates to MGVAVFGHRGACGYLPENTMPSFELAFELGSDAIEFDVVMTRDGYPVILHDADLTKTTNVLEHPDLPTQVAEITLADLGNLRVVERYPQSRTQSHLHSGKYQIPTLQEVVNNPAFDGKHLIIELKYGADFLARGLDLIAAVQKVLTESNWQQRGLKLTIECFEFGILRKAKAVIGAGIDYVFLSAPDMLPEGRTQLDDDLLEEIAQEFDGVSVALEMVSQNELVRRAKDLGLTLYCYTARVETAQGEVATWFEKLARSGVDGIFADQPDVLRKTVATLA, encoded by the coding sequence GTGGGAGTAGCAGTTTTTGGGCACCGCGGTGCCTGCGGATATCTTCCGGAAAACACCATGCCCTCATTTGAGCTTGCGTTTGAACTAGGTTCGGACGCTATCGAATTCGATGTCGTTATGACCCGTGACGGTTACCCGGTGATCCTGCACGATGCAGATTTGACCAAAACCACAAATGTTCTTGAGCATCCGGATCTCCCGACTCAGGTTGCCGAGATCACCCTGGCGGACCTTGGCAACTTGAGGGTTGTCGAGCGATACCCACAGTCTCGGACCCAGTCCCACCTTCACAGCGGAAAGTACCAAATCCCCACTCTGCAGGAGGTGGTGAACAATCCAGCCTTCGACGGCAAGCACCTGATTATTGAGCTGAAATACGGGGCCGATTTCCTAGCTCGGGGTTTGGATCTAATTGCCGCAGTTCAAAAAGTGCTCACTGAATCCAACTGGCAACAGCGAGGCTTGAAGCTAACCATCGAGTGTTTTGAATTTGGCATCCTGAGAAAAGCCAAGGCTGTAATTGGAGCGGGCATCGACTACGTCTTTCTCTCCGCCCCGGACATGCTGCCAGAGGGCAGGACCCAGCTCGATGATGACCTGCTCGAGGAAATTGCGCAGGAGTTTGACGGCGTCTCGGTTGCCCTAGAAATGGTTTCTCAAAATGAACTGGTGCGCAGGGCAAAAGATTTGGGATTGACCCTCTACTGCTACACCGCTCGGGTGGAAACTGCCCAGGGCGAAGTTGCAACCTGGTTTGAAAAGCTTGCTCGCAGCGGAGTGGACGGCATCTTTGCCGACCAGCCCGATGTGCTTCGCAAAACTGTCGCGACGCTGGCCTAA
- the guaA gene encoding glutamine-hydrolyzing GMP synthase: MKPVLVVDFGAQYAQLIARRVREANVYSEIVHHNITAAEVQAKNPAAIILSGGPSSVYETGSPQLDPELLELGIPVLGICYGFQVLAQTLGGRVDRTGKREYGATELKLNDSGVLLADQPSLQVCWMSHGDQVMEAPEGFKVLASTDTTPVAAFESQEKRIYGVQWHPEVKHSQQGQRVLENFLYRGAGIEPTWNSGNVIAEQVEKIRAQVGDARVICGLSGGVDSAVAAALVHRAVGDQLTAVFVDHGLLRQGEREQVERDYVAATGIRLTTVDAEEKFLTALAGVSDPETKRKIIGREFIRTFEQAERELVAEAQADNRPIKFLVQGTLYPDVVESGGGVTAGIKSHHNVGGLPEDLQFELVEPLRTLFKDEVRAIGAELGLPHEIVQRQPFPGPGLGIRIVGEVTKERLELLRAADAIVREELSAAGQDAEIWQCPVVLLADVRSVGVQGDGRSYGHPIVLRPVSSEDAMTADWSRLPYDLLARISNRITNEVSDVNRVVLDITSKPPGTIEWE, translated from the coding sequence ATGAAGCCGGTACTGGTTGTTGACTTTGGGGCGCAATACGCCCAGCTGATTGCTAGGCGTGTTCGCGAGGCAAACGTCTACTCCGAGATTGTTCACCACAACATCACGGCAGCTGAGGTTCAGGCTAAAAACCCGGCCGCAATCATCCTCTCGGGTGGTCCGTCCAGCGTTTACGAAACCGGATCGCCGCAGCTTGATCCGGAGCTGCTGGAGCTGGGAATTCCAGTGCTGGGTATTTGCTACGGTTTTCAGGTTTTGGCTCAGACCCTGGGTGGAAGGGTTGACCGCACCGGGAAGCGTGAGTACGGGGCCACCGAACTCAAGCTGAATGACTCAGGTGTGCTGCTTGCCGACCAGCCTTCGCTGCAGGTCTGCTGGATGAGCCACGGTGATCAGGTGATGGAAGCCCCCGAGGGGTTCAAAGTTTTGGCCTCCACGGATACCACGCCGGTAGCGGCTTTTGAATCGCAGGAAAAGCGAATCTACGGAGTGCAGTGGCACCCCGAGGTAAAGCACTCCCAGCAGGGCCAGCGGGTATTGGAGAACTTCCTTTACCGCGGAGCCGGCATTGAACCAACCTGGAATTCTGGCAACGTGATTGCCGAGCAGGTGGAGAAGATTCGGGCTCAGGTTGGCGATGCTCGAGTGATTTGCGGGCTGTCCGGAGGAGTTGACTCTGCGGTGGCTGCCGCACTGGTTCACCGTGCCGTGGGTGATCAACTCACTGCGGTGTTTGTGGATCACGGGCTGTTGCGCCAGGGTGAGCGCGAGCAGGTAGAGCGCGACTATGTGGCGGCAACCGGCATCCGGCTGACTACGGTGGACGCCGAGGAAAAATTCCTGACCGCACTGGCAGGAGTATCGGACCCGGAGACCAAGCGAAAGATTATCGGTCGTGAGTTCATCAGGACCTTCGAGCAGGCCGAGCGTGAGTTGGTGGCTGAGGCTCAGGCTGACAACCGACCAATCAAATTCTTGGTTCAGGGCACCCTTTACCCGGATGTTGTGGAGTCTGGCGGTGGTGTGACAGCCGGCATCAAATCTCACCACAACGTTGGCGGACTACCTGAGGACCTGCAGTTCGAGCTAGTCGAACCACTGCGGACACTGTTCAAGGACGAGGTTAGGGCCATTGGGGCGGAGCTTGGCCTGCCTCACGAAATCGTTCAGCGTCAGCCTTTTCCAGGTCCGGGTCTCGGGATTCGCATCGTCGGCGAGGTAACTAAAGAGCGCCTGGAGCTGCTGCGAGCGGCAGATGCAATCGTGAGGGAAGAGCTCAGCGCAGCCGGACAGGATGCCGAAATTTGGCAGTGCCCAGTGGTGCTGCTGGCAGATGTTCGATCGGTTGGAGTTCAAGGAGATGGCCGCAGTTACGGCCACCCTATTGTGCTCAGGCCGGTTTCTTCCGAGGACGCGATGACCGCTGACTGGTCAAGGCTTCCCTACGATCTGCTGGCTCGCATTTCTAACCGAATCACCAACGAGGTTTCAGATGTCAACCGAGTGGTCTTGGACATCACCTCCAAGCCACCGGGAACCATCGAGTGGGAGTAG
- the purH gene encoding bifunctional phosphoribosylaminoimidazolecarboxamide formyltransferase/IMP cyclohydrolase, whose amino-acid sequence MASGRSANEYSHRDTVVVRRALISVSDKTGLLELAGALAALGVQMVSTGSTAAQIAQAGFPVTEVSSVTQFPESLDGRVKTLHPKIHGGILADLRLQDHRSELAELGIEPFELVVVNLYPFVATVAAGARGDAAVEQIDIGGPAMVRAAAKNHANVAIVVNPAHYDRVVQALQAGGTSLEMRRELAQAAFTHTAQYDSAVASWMANEFSGGEQLEGRAQNLPVDLELHFKMANVLRYGENSHQAAALYRSTAAVPGVAQAKLLSGKEMSYNNYVDVDAALRAAFDFNDPAVAIIKHANPCGVAVGNQVSSDAIADAYNKAHLTDPVSAFGGVIAANRKVTKAMAAAVANVFTEVIAAPGFDIEALAILSQKKNLRILELSGGYQRPAQEIRQVSGGLLVQESDGFENLNPKSWQLVTGAPASATQLADLEFAWRAVRAVKSNAILLAKDLAAVGIGMGQVNRLDSCHLAVNRAGERVAGSVAASDAFFPFADGLKVLIDAGVNAVVQPGGSVRDEEVIAAASEAGITMYFTAERHFYH is encoded by the coding sequence ATGGCTTCCGGAAGATCCGCTAACGAATACTCCCACCGCGACACCGTTGTGGTTCGCAGGGCCCTGATTTCGGTTTCCGATAAGACTGGGCTGCTGGAGCTTGCCGGTGCACTTGCCGCGCTTGGAGTGCAGATGGTTTCGACCGGTTCGACTGCGGCTCAAATTGCGCAGGCGGGCTTTCCCGTGACAGAAGTTTCTTCGGTAACCCAGTTTCCAGAATCTTTAGATGGCAGGGTCAAGACCCTTCACCCAAAAATCCATGGCGGAATCCTGGCAGATTTGAGATTGCAGGATCACCGCAGTGAGCTTGCCGAGCTGGGCATAGAGCCATTCGAGTTGGTAGTGGTGAACCTTTACCCGTTTGTGGCTACGGTTGCTGCGGGGGCCAGGGGAGATGCTGCCGTAGAGCAGATTGATATCGGGGGCCCCGCGATGGTCCGCGCCGCTGCCAAGAATCACGCCAACGTTGCAATTGTGGTGAACCCGGCTCACTACGACAGGGTGGTTCAAGCCCTGCAGGCTGGCGGTACATCACTGGAAATGCGTCGTGAACTTGCCCAGGCCGCCTTTACCCACACCGCGCAGTACGACAGCGCTGTGGCCAGTTGGATGGCAAACGAATTCTCGGGCGGGGAGCAATTGGAAGGGCGAGCTCAGAATCTTCCGGTTGATCTGGAGCTTCACTTCAAGATGGCAAATGTGCTGCGCTATGGCGAGAATTCACACCAGGCGGCAGCTCTATACCGATCCACTGCCGCGGTTCCGGGCGTGGCTCAAGCCAAGCTCTTGAGTGGCAAGGAAATGTCCTACAACAACTATGTGGATGTGGATGCCGCGCTCAGAGCAGCCTTCGACTTCAACGACCCCGCCGTTGCAATCATCAAGCACGCCAATCCCTGCGGAGTAGCAGTGGGCAATCAGGTTAGCTCTGATGCGATTGCCGATGCCTACAATAAAGCCCACCTCACCGATCCCGTTTCGGCGTTCGGTGGAGTTATTGCCGCTAACCGCAAGGTCACCAAGGCCATGGCGGCGGCGGTCGCGAATGTCTTCACCGAGGTAATCGCAGCCCCGGGTTTTGATATTGAGGCACTTGCGATTTTGAGCCAGAAGAAAAACCTGAGAATTCTCGAGCTCTCCGGTGGGTATCAGCGCCCAGCCCAGGAGATTCGGCAGGTCTCCGGTGGATTGCTGGTTCAGGAGTCTGACGGTTTTGAGAACCTAAACCCAAAGAGCTGGCAGCTGGTAACCGGAGCTCCAGCCTCTGCAACGCAGCTGGCTGATTTGGAATTTGCCTGGAGGGCAGTCAGAGCTGTGAAATCAAATGCAATTTTGCTGGCTAAGGATTTGGCTGCGGTTGGAATTGGCATGGGTCAGGTAAATCGTTTGGATTCCTGCCACCTTGCAGTAAACCGCGCCGGAGAGCGGGTTGCTGGAAGCGTCGCAGCCTCGGATGCATTTTTCCCGTTTGCCGACGGCTTGAAAGTCTTGATTGATGCCGGCGTAAACGCAGTGGTTCAACCCGGCGGTAGCGTCCGCGATGAAGAGGTGATTGCTGCCGCCTCAGAGGCAGGCATCACCATGTACTTCACCGCGGAGCGCCACTTCTACCACTAG
- the sucC gene encoding ADP-forming succinate--CoA ligase subunit beta — MDLFEYQARDLFESYGVPVLAGQIADTPEEAEAAARAIGGTVVVKAQVKTGGRGKAGGVKVAHTPEEAREKAEAILGLDIKGHVVKRVMVAQGAQIDREFYFSVLLDRSNRTFLSLCSVEGGMEIEQLAVERPEALAKVPVSAVSGIDKAKALEIAKAANFPQELLDEVADVFVKLYEVFKKEDATLVEVNPLVLTKEGKIVALDGKVSLDDNAEFRHEREAMERDQLDPLEAKAKEMDLNYVKLDGEVGIIGNGAGLVMSTLDVVAYAGERHGKVKPANFLDIGGGASAEVMAAGLDVILNDPQVRSVFVNVFGGITACDAVANGIVGALNTLGSRATKPLVVRLDGNNVEEGRRILSEFNHPLVSLAETMDGGADKAAELANK; from the coding sequence GTGGATCTATTTGAATATCAAGCGCGCGACCTGTTCGAGTCATACGGAGTCCCCGTTCTCGCCGGTCAAATCGCAGACACCCCAGAAGAAGCAGAAGCTGCTGCCAGAGCTATTGGTGGAACAGTTGTTGTCAAAGCCCAGGTGAAGACCGGTGGCCGAGGCAAAGCTGGTGGAGTGAAGGTTGCCCACACTCCAGAGGAGGCCCGCGAGAAGGCTGAAGCCATCCTCGGACTAGACATCAAGGGGCACGTCGTGAAGCGCGTCATGGTTGCGCAGGGCGCCCAGATTGACCGCGAATTTTACTTCTCCGTTTTGCTTGATCGCTCTAACCGCACCTTCCTATCGCTCTGCAGCGTTGAGGGTGGAATGGAGATTGAGCAGCTGGCAGTTGAGCGCCCAGAAGCACTCGCCAAGGTTCCAGTTTCTGCTGTTTCCGGCATCGACAAGGCAAAAGCTCTCGAGATTGCCAAGGCAGCAAACTTCCCTCAGGAGCTCCTTGACGAGGTCGCCGATGTTTTCGTGAAGCTCTACGAGGTCTTTAAGAAGGAAGACGCGACACTGGTTGAGGTCAACCCGCTGGTGCTGACTAAAGAGGGCAAGATCGTTGCCCTTGACGGCAAGGTTTCTCTGGATGACAACGCTGAGTTCCGCCACGAGCGCGAGGCAATGGAGCGCGATCAGCTGGACCCTCTAGAGGCCAAGGCCAAAGAAATGGACCTGAACTACGTGAAGCTTGACGGCGAGGTCGGAATCATCGGAAACGGTGCCGGACTTGTTATGAGCACTTTGGACGTTGTTGCCTATGCGGGTGAGCGTCACGGCAAGGTCAAGCCGGCAAACTTCCTGGACATCGGTGGCGGTGCATCAGCAGAGGTTATGGCAGCGGGTCTGGACGTAATCCTGAACGACCCTCAGGTTCGCAGCGTATTTGTGAACGTCTTCGGTGGAATTACCGCCTGCGACGCAGTTGCAAACGGAATCGTTGGGGCGCTGAACACCCTTGGATCCCGTGCCACCAAGCCACTTGTGGTTCGACTGGATGGAAACAATGTTGAAGAGGGTCGCCGCATCCTCTCTGAGTTCAACCACCCGCTGGTTTCGCTAGCGGAGACCATGGATGGCGGAGCCGATAAGGCCGCCGAGTTGGCAAATAAGTAA
- a CDS encoding DUF3817 domain-containing protein produces MTGPAKSQITAASKAVKLFSVSSYITGIFLLLLMITWGIRRLPFLGYELWAMGPGGFITFEQYGLEGEGLPEVGFSLTTAILVVHGWLYVLYLFADFRVWTLMRWSFFRFLFIALGGVVPLLSFYTEARYAKMAKAEIAQAQERA; encoded by the coding sequence TTGACCGGTCCCGCAAAAAGCCAAATAACCGCTGCCAGCAAGGCTGTGAAACTGTTCTCAGTTTCCAGCTACATAACCGGTATCTTCCTGCTGCTTTTGATGATTACCTGGGGCATTCGGAGACTGCCGTTTTTGGGGTATGAGCTCTGGGCAATGGGGCCGGGCGGCTTCATCACTTTCGAGCAGTATGGCCTCGAGGGTGAGGGTCTGCCGGAGGTTGGTTTTAGCCTGACTACGGCGATTTTGGTTGTGCACGGCTGGCTTTACGTGCTCTACCTGTTTGCGGATTTTCGGGTTTGGACTCTGATGCGCTGGTCGTTCTTCAGATTCCTGTTCATCGCCCTCGGTGGAGTGGTTCCGCTACTGAGTTTCTACACCGAGGCCCGCTACGCCAAGATGGCGAAAGCCGAAATCGCGCAAGCTCAGGAGAGGGCATGA